A genome region from Streptomyces sp. NBC_00239 includes the following:
- a CDS encoding MFS transporter, with amino-acid sequence METTRPRTYPRPLRSLAVRNFRLFAAGQTVSVAGTWMAVVSQDWLVLDLTGDSAGALGTLTALQFTPMLLLTLHGGRLADRRPKRQLLVLANLASGALALALAVLVLADAVQLWQLYLFALGLGTVNAFEVPARMAFVGELVGPDLLPNASALSAAYFNIARVTGPALAGVLISVAGTGWALALNAASYLATVAGLRAIRPAELHLTPPAGRGTGIRDGLRYVRTRPDLVVTLGLVAVVGLFGFNFQLTLPLLAKTVFHADATAFGLLTTAFATGSLAAAFATTGRRSRPAARTVTGSALAFGVLEAAAGGAPGYVSAAVLLALTGFASIYFAQAANHRIQLGTDPRLRGRVMALYTLILQGLTPLGALFVGWLSARHGARWGLTAGGLVSLAAALAAWPATTRRRPATPAPAAAPVPAPPAAPAAAPAPALEAGHGAASDPLKPLALPPLPPARTVGPDGPTHHRAGRPAPDERQRQT; translated from the coding sequence ATGGAGACGACACGTCCCCGGACGTACCCGCGGCCCCTGCGCTCCCTCGCCGTGCGCAACTTCCGGCTGTTCGCCGCCGGACAGACCGTCTCGGTGGCCGGCACCTGGATGGCGGTGGTCTCCCAGGACTGGCTGGTCCTCGACCTGACGGGAGACTCCGCCGGCGCCCTCGGCACCCTCACCGCCCTCCAGTTCACGCCCATGCTGCTGCTCACCCTGCACGGCGGCCGGCTCGCCGACCGCCGCCCCAAACGGCAGCTGCTGGTCCTCGCCAACCTCGCCTCCGGCGCGCTCGCCCTGGCGCTGGCCGTCCTCGTCCTCGCCGACGCGGTCCAGCTCTGGCAGCTGTACCTGTTCGCCCTGGGCCTGGGCACCGTCAACGCCTTCGAGGTGCCGGCGCGGATGGCGTTCGTCGGCGAGCTCGTCGGCCCCGACCTGCTGCCCAACGCCTCCGCGCTCAGCGCCGCCTACTTCAACATCGCGCGGGTCACCGGCCCCGCCCTCGCCGGGGTGCTCATCTCCGTCGCCGGCACCGGCTGGGCGCTGGCCCTCAACGCCGCCAGCTACCTGGCCACCGTCGCCGGGCTGCGCGCGATCCGCCCCGCCGAGCTGCACCTCACCCCGCCCGCCGGCCGCGGCACCGGCATCCGCGACGGCCTGCGGTACGTACGCACCCGGCCCGACCTGGTCGTCACGCTGGGCCTGGTGGCGGTCGTCGGCCTGTTCGGCTTCAACTTCCAGCTGACCCTGCCGCTGCTCGCCAAAACCGTCTTCCACGCCGACGCCACCGCCTTCGGCCTGCTCACCACCGCCTTCGCGACCGGCTCGCTGGCCGCCGCGTTCGCCACCACCGGCCGCCGCAGCCGGCCCGCCGCCCGTACGGTCACCGGCTCCGCCCTCGCGTTCGGCGTCCTGGAGGCGGCCGCCGGCGGGGCACCCGGCTACGTCTCGGCGGCCGTCCTCCTCGCCCTGACCGGCTTCGCGAGCATCTACTTCGCGCAGGCCGCCAACCACCGCATCCAGCTCGGCACCGACCCGCGGCTGCGCGGCCGGGTGATGGCCCTGTACACGCTGATCCTGCAAGGTCTCACCCCCCTGGGCGCCCTGTTCGTGGGCTGGCTCAGCGCCCGCCACGGCGCCCGCTGGGGCCTGACCGCGGGCGGCCTGGTCTCGCTCGCCGCGGCCCTGGCCGCCTGGCCGGCCACCACCCGCCGCCGCCCCGCCACACCCGCCCCGGCGGCCGCTCCCGTGCCCGCCCCGCCGGCCGCCCCGGCGGCTGCTCCGGCGCCCGCGCTCGAGGCCGGACACGGGGCCGCCTCAGATCCGCTCAAGCCGCTCGCGCTCCCGCCTCTTCCGCCCGCCCGGACAGTCGGCCCTGACGGGCCGACACACCACCGGGCGGGCCGGCCCGCACCCGACGAAAGGCAGCGACAGACATGA
- a CDS encoding phosphopantetheine-binding protein, protein MTDDTAQSAHGTANGTLGHLPALRDLRAMSPELRTATLAHCLRLHLDQLLQVPPGHRTGPHQPLRNQGLDLLNAESLVRGIQRDLSVPLAAEDLLDGTVTGLAELLAKHLEPAPAGV, encoded by the coding sequence ATGACCGACGACACCGCCCAGAGCGCCCACGGCACGGCGAACGGCACCCTCGGGCACCTGCCCGCCCTGCGCGACCTGCGGGCCATGAGCCCCGAGCTGCGCACCGCCACCCTCGCCCACTGCCTGCGCCTGCACCTGGACCAGCTCCTCCAGGTGCCGCCGGGCCACCGCACCGGCCCCCACCAGCCCCTGCGCAACCAGGGACTGGACCTGCTCAACGCCGAGAGCCTGGTCCGCGGGATCCAGCGGGACCTGAGCGTCCCGCTGGCCGCCGAAGACCTACTCGACGGTACGGTCACCGGCCTCGCCGAACTGCTCGCCAAGCACCTCGAACCGGCCCCCGCGGGCGTCTGA
- a CDS encoding alpha/beta hydrolase: protein MSAPTIAPVVAPSMSPGVRPVTLDAGDITLSALIAQPAGPPRATIVAVHGGGMSAGYFDGQAHPDVSLLTLGARLGYTVVSVDRPGYGLSAARLPRGQSLAEQSATLTAALTHLAGRFPTGAGLFLVAHSFGGKLALTYAADRARPRGAGVNGVNAVNAPAAPPLLGLDINGCGRDYAVDPGDHRDPHVHSHWKRNWGALRFYPPNTFRDAAALVAPMPVRERAEAARWPESFTTAAAAVTVPVRLTFAEHELWWRHGEDDLDGLAGLFGAAPFVTVDRQPDAGHNISLGWVARSYHLRALAFLEECLARAGAAG from the coding sequence ATGAGCGCCCCCACCATCGCCCCGGTCGTCGCCCCGTCGATGTCCCCCGGCGTCCGCCCCGTCACGCTGGACGCCGGCGACATCACCCTGTCCGCGCTCATCGCCCAGCCCGCCGGACCGCCCCGCGCCACCATCGTCGCCGTCCACGGCGGCGGCATGAGCGCCGGCTACTTCGACGGGCAGGCCCACCCCGACGTCTCCCTGCTGACCCTCGGCGCCCGCCTCGGCTACACCGTCGTCTCCGTCGACCGCCCCGGCTACGGGCTCTCCGCCGCCCGGCTGCCCCGCGGCCAGAGCCTCGCCGAGCAGTCCGCCACCCTCACCGCGGCCCTCACCCACCTCGCCGGCCGCTTCCCGACCGGCGCCGGGCTGTTCCTCGTCGCGCACTCCTTCGGCGGCAAACTCGCCCTCACCTACGCCGCCGACCGGGCCCGCCCGCGAGGCGCCGGCGTTAACGGCGTTAACGCCGTTAACGCCCCCGCCGCCCCGCCCCTGCTCGGCCTCGACATCAACGGCTGCGGCCGCGACTACGCCGTCGACCCCGGCGACCACCGCGACCCCCACGTGCACAGCCACTGGAAGCGCAACTGGGGCGCCCTGCGCTTCTACCCGCCCAACACCTTCCGCGACGCGGCCGCCCTCGTCGCCCCCATGCCCGTGCGCGAGCGCGCCGAGGCCGCCCGCTGGCCCGAGAGCTTCACCACCGCCGCGGCCGCCGTCACCGTCCCCGTACGGCTCACCTTCGCCGAACACGAACTGTGGTGGCGGCACGGCGAGGACGACCTCGACGGCCTCGCCGGCCTGTTCGGCGCCGCGCCGTTCGTCACCGTCGACCGGCAGCCCGACGCCGGCCACAACATCAGCCTCGGCTGGGTCGCCCGCTCCTACCACCTGCGCGCCCTCGCGTTCCTGGAGGAGTGCCTGGCGCGCGCCGGCGCGGCCGGCTGA